In Oceanotoga teriensis, the genomic window ATAAAAATAGCATCATTTTAGATATTTGAAATTTGTTAAAATAAATTAACAAACTCACAGCTATCAAAACGATGCTGTAAGTTGGAGGATAAAACGATATTAAAATTTTTAATATTATTAATCATATAGATCACCTTATATATTTTTTATTAAATTATTATATCATAATTAATTTATATAGTCAAACAATAATACCTTTACTAATAAAAATATCTTTGACTTTTCTTAATTTATTATTATCTGGTGGTAAAACATCTGACAATTCGTATTTTAATCCTAAATTTTGCCATTTATATTCTCCCATTTTATGAAAAGGAAGTATTTCTACTTTTTCAACATTTTTAAGTTCTTTTATGAAATCAGCAAGATCATTTAATAATGATTCTTTATCATTCAAAGTTGGAACTAAAACATGTCTTATCCAAGTAGGTTTATTTATTTCTGATAAATATTTTGCAAATTCTAAAGTAGGTTTTAATTCAACTCCTGTTATATTTTTATATATTTTTTCATCTATAGCTTTAATATCAAGAAGTACTAAATCTACATATTTTAAAACATCTTTAACCTTATCATTGAATATATATCCTGAAGTATCTACAGCAGTATGCAATCCTTCTTGTTTAAATCTTTTTAAAATTTCTTTTAAAAAATCTATTTGCATAAAAGGTTCTCCGCCTGTTATTGTAACTCCTCCATTTTTTATAAAGCTTTTGTACTTTAAAACATGATTTACCACAAATTCTGGTGATCTATGATATTTAGCTTCTTTTATATTCCAAGTATCTGGATTATGACAAAATTTACATCTCAAAGGACAACCTTGCATGAAAATTACAAATCTTAACCCAGGTCCGTCTACAGTTCCACAAGATTCAAAAGAATGTAATTCTCCAATTAGTCTATTCAAAGTAAATCACCTTCTAACAAAAAACTGCCGTAATTATTTTTTATATTACGACAGTTATTATTTTAAATTCTTTCTGCTATTGTTCTGTTTATAACATCTAGTTGTTGTTCTTTAGTAAGTTTTACAAAATTAACGGCATAACCTGAAACTCTAATAGTTAATTGAGGATAATTTTCTGGATGTTCCATAGCATCTATTAAAAGATTTCTATTAAAAACATTTACATTTAAATGCTGACCACCATTAGGTGTGAAATATCCATCTAATAATGAAATTAAGTTTTTTTGTCTTTCTTCATCTGTTTTTCCCAAAGTTGATGGAGTAATTGCAAAAGTATATGAAATTCCATCATTTGCATGTTCAAACGGAAGTTTTGCAACAGAAGATAATGAAGCAATAGCTCCTCTTTTATCTCTACCATGCATAGGATTTGCGCCTGGTGCAAAAGGTTCACCAGCTTTTCTTCCATCAGGAGTACTTCCAGTTTTTTTACCATAAACTACATTTGAAGTTATTGTTAAAATTGATTGAGTAGGTACTGCGTTTCTATACATCTTATGTTTTCTAAGTTCATTCATAAAATATTCTACAGTTTCAACTGCAATATTATCAGTTTCATCTTCATTATTTCCAAAAGCTACATATTCACCTTCTATTTTATAATCGATAGCAAGACCAACATCATTTCTTATTACTTTTACCTTAGCATTTTTAATTGCAGCAAGAGAATCAGCTATTATAGATAATCCTGCAATACCGAATGCTTCTGTTCTTATAACTTCAGCATCATGTAAAGCCATTTGTACTGCTTCATAGGAATATTTATCATGCATAAAATGAATTATATTTAATGCTTTAACATAAACTCCAGCTAACCATTTCAACATATTTTGAAGTTTTTCTTTTACTTCTTCATAATTTAAGTATTCGGAATTTATAGGTTCATACTTTGGAGCAACTTGCACACCTGTTTTTTCATCTTTTCCTCCATTTATTGCATATAATAAAGCTTTTGGAAGATTTACTCTTGCACCAAAAAATTGCATTTGTTTACCTATTTTCATTGGAGAAACACAACAAGCTATACCATAATCATCTCCAAATTCGGGTCTCATTAAATCATCATTTTCATATTGTAAAGCTGAAGTATCTATTGAAACTTTTGTACAATACTTTTTCCAATTTTCTGGAAGACGTTCAGACCATAAAATTGTCATATTAGGCTCTGGTGCAGAACCTAAATTATATAAAGTATTTAAAAATCTAAAAGAAGTTTTTGTTACAAGACTTCTACCATCTACACCCATTCCACCAATTGATTCTGTAACCCAAGTTGGATCACCTGAGAATAATTCATTATAAGAAGGGGTCCTTAAAAATCTAACAATTCTCAATTTCATTACAAAATGATCTATATATTCTTGAGCTGTTTTTTCATCTATTATTCCATCATCAAGATCTCTCTTTATATAAATATCTAAAAAAGTAGAAACTCTACCTAAAGACATTGCGGCTCCATTTTGTTCTTTAACAGCTGCAAGATATCCAAAATAAGTCCATTGAATAGCTTCTTTTGAATTATTAGCTGGTTTTGAAATATCAAAACCATAAGATAAAGCCATATTTTTTAAAGCATTCAAAGCTTTTATTTGTTCTGAAAATTCTTCTCTTTTTAATATTAATTCTTCATCCATATCATATTTATTATATTTCTCTGAAAGTAAAAATTTCTTTTCTTCTATTAATTTGTCTACACCATATAAAGCAACTCTTCTATAGTCACCAATAATTCTACCTCTACCATATGCATCTGGTAATCCTGTAACAATACCAGATCTTCTACAAGCTCTTATTTCATCTGTATAAGCAGAAAATACACCATCATTATGTGATTTTCTGTACTTAGTATATATTTTTTCAGTGGTTTCATCGAGAGTATAACCATATGCTTCAAGTGATTGTTTTACCATTCTAAGTCCACCATTTGGGAAAATTGCTCTTTTTAATGGTTTATCTGTTTGAACACCAACTATTTTTTCGATTTCTTTTTCAATATAACCTGGATCATAATTGTCTATTTGTGATGGTTCTGATGTTTCTGCATCATATATACCTTTTTCATTCTCAACTTTAAACATTTCAGATAATTTATTCCAAAGTTTCTTTGAATTTTCTGTTGCTTCTGCAAGAAATTTTTCATCCCCGGTATATTCAGTATAATTATTCTGAATAAAATCTCTCACATTAATTTCTTTTTTCCATAAATCGCCTTTAAAACCTTTCCATTCTTCAAACATACTTTACCCTCCCACTATATGATTTGAGAAAAAATTGTACAATATATAGTACAATCATATGATATAATAATTCTATTTCTGACATATAAAGTCAAGTTTAAGTTTTATGTTTTAAATTTATATTGATATTAAAATATATTAAATTTTTTGATGATATAAATTGCTAATATTTAATAAAATGAAAAAAATATTATTATTTAATTAAAAAAGAGACGCTTATGGCGTCTCTATAAACAGATATATATTAACTTCTAATTTATGATAAAATATTTTTTATAACTCTACTTTAATAACAGGATCACATAGATAAGTTATTAATAGTTCAGGTTGAACTTGTGTAAAACTATTTTGATACCATTCAAAAGAAGGTCTATTTGAATCAAACTTCCATCCACTATTTGGAAGCCATTCTTTTCTCCATTTATCCCAGATATTTCCAATTTCTTCATAAGAACCTTGATGGGTTAAAA contains:
- the pflA gene encoding pyruvate formate-lyase-activating protein, encoding MNRLIGELHSFESCGTVDGPGLRFVIFMQGCPLRCKFCHNPDTWNIKEAKYHRSPEFVVNHVLKYKSFIKNGGVTITGGEPFMQIDFLKEILKRFKQEGLHTAVDTSGYIFNDKVKDVLKYVDLVLLDIKAIDEKIYKNITGVELKPTLEFAKYLSEINKPTWIRHVLVPTLNDKESLLNDLADFIKELKNVEKVEILPFHKMGEYKWQNLGLKYELSDVLPPDNNKLRKVKDIFISKGIIV
- the pflB gene encoding formate C-acetyltransferase yields the protein MFEEWKGFKGDLWKKEINVRDFIQNNYTEYTGDEKFLAEATENSKKLWNKLSEMFKVENEKGIYDAETSEPSQIDNYDPGYIEKEIEKIVGVQTDKPLKRAIFPNGGLRMVKQSLEAYGYTLDETTEKIYTKYRKSHNDGVFSAYTDEIRACRRSGIVTGLPDAYGRGRIIGDYRRVALYGVDKLIEEKKFLLSEKYNKYDMDEELILKREEFSEQIKALNALKNMALSYGFDISKPANNSKEAIQWTYFGYLAAVKEQNGAAMSLGRVSTFLDIYIKRDLDDGIIDEKTAQEYIDHFVMKLRIVRFLRTPSYNELFSGDPTWVTESIGGMGVDGRSLVTKTSFRFLNTLYNLGSAPEPNMTILWSERLPENWKKYCTKVSIDTSALQYENDDLMRPEFGDDYGIACCVSPMKIGKQMQFFGARVNLPKALLYAINGGKDEKTGVQVAPKYEPINSEYLNYEEVKEKLQNMLKWLAGVYVKALNIIHFMHDKYSYEAVQMALHDAEVIRTEAFGIAGLSIIADSLAAIKNAKVKVIRNDVGLAIDYKIEGEYVAFGNNEDETDNIAVETVEYFMNELRKHKMYRNAVPTQSILTITSNVVYGKKTGSTPDGRKAGEPFAPGANPMHGRDKRGAIASLSSVAKLPFEHANDGISYTFAITPSTLGKTDEERQKNLISLLDGYFTPNGGQHLNVNVFNRNLLIDAMEHPENYPQLTIRVSGYAVNFVKLTKEQQLDVINRTIAERI
- a CDS encoding AraC family transcriptional regulator is translated as MKKSTQIDWNKKRWGVCMSIPKKIKEDFGLKYYETPGGMYAILTHQGSYEEIGNIWDKWRKEWLPNSGWKFDSNRPSFEWYQNSFTQVQPELLITYLCDPVIKVEL